One window of Rhizobium leguminosarum genomic DNA carries:
- a CDS encoding nucleoside hydrolase: protein MANARKIIIDTDPGQDDAAAIMLAFGSPEELEVLGITTVAGNVPLSLTSRNARIVCELCGRTETKVFAGADAPIARKLVTAEHVHGKTGLDGPELAEPTMALQPGHSVDFIIETLRREPEGTVTLCTLGPLTNIGMALQKAPDIGPRIRELVMMGGGFFEGGNITPAAEFNIFVDPEAADIVFRSGVPIVMMPLDVTHQLLTRKDRVKRMAEIGTAPAKAMVEMLEFFERFDIEKYGSDGGPLHDPTVVAYLLKPELFNGRDCNVEIEVQSELTAGMTVVDWWHVTERKRNAKVMRHVDADGFFDLLIERFARI, encoded by the coding sequence ATGGCAAACGCAAGAAAGATCATCATCGATACGGATCCCGGCCAGGACGACGCGGCCGCCATCATGCTGGCCTTCGGCAGCCCCGAGGAGCTGGAGGTTCTGGGGATCACCACGGTCGCCGGCAACGTGCCGCTTTCGCTCACCAGCCGCAATGCACGCATCGTCTGCGAGCTCTGCGGCCGGACGGAAACGAAGGTTTTTGCCGGCGCCGACGCGCCGATTGCCCGCAAGCTGGTGACCGCCGAACACGTGCACGGCAAGACCGGCCTCGACGGCCCTGAGCTCGCCGAGCCGACGATGGCGCTGCAGCCCGGCCATTCCGTCGACTTCATCATCGAGACGCTGCGGCGCGAGCCGGAAGGCACGGTGACGCTCTGCACGCTCGGGCCGCTCACCAATATCGGTATGGCCTTGCAGAAGGCACCCGATATCGGCCCGCGCATCCGCGAGCTGGTGATGATGGGCGGCGGCTTCTTCGAGGGCGGCAACATCACCCCGGCGGCCGAATTCAACATCTTTGTCGACCCCGAGGCAGCCGATATCGTCTTCCGCTCGGGCGTACCGATCGTGATGATGCCGCTCGACGTGACGCACCAATTGCTGACCCGCAAGGACCGGGTCAAGCGCATGGCCGAGATCGGCACGGCGCCGGCAAAGGCCATGGTCGAGATGCTGGAATTCTTCGAGCGGTTCGACATCGAGAAATACGGCTCCGACGGCGGGCCGCTGCATGACCCGACAGTCGTCGCCTACCTGCTGAAGCCGGAGCTTTTCAACGGCCGGGACTGCAATGTCGAGATCGAGGTTCAGTCCGAACTCACCGCCGGCATGACGGTCGTCGACTGGTGGCATGTCACCGAGCGCAAGCGCAATGCGAAAGTCATGCGCCACGTCGATGCGGACGGCTTCTTCGATCTTCTGATCGAACGTTTCGCCCGCATCTGA